GGATCGAAACCTTGGCCCGGGCCCACTCGACGATCTGATTGCTGGTCTTCTCGACTTGCGGCGCGTCGATGCCGAGAATGGCGGCGGCCGGCCGGCACCAAATTCTTTCGTAGACGCTGAACTCCTTCTCGCCGGCGAGGCGCAGCGAAGGCACCGCGCCGACCTGCTCCAGGAACTGCCTCTCATCGAAGGGCAGCGATTGCAGCCTTTCCTTCTCGACGCCGGTGACCGGCCGGACGCCTTCGTAAAAATCGGGAATCGCGATTTTGCCTTCGGGTGTCCGCAGCCGGGCCAAGATTTGATTCAAGGCGCTGAGCGCATCCAGCGCCGGACCGCCCCACATCCCGCTGTGCACCGGATGATCAAGGGTGCGGACCTCGATCACGGCATCGACCAATCCGCGCAGACGATAGGTGAGCGAAGGCAGGCCGAGGTCGAGGTTGGCGGTGTCGGTCAAGACCATCAGGTCGCAGGCCAGCTTTTCGCGGTATTGCTCGAGAAACCGCTCCAAATATTCGCTTCCGGTTTCCTCTTCGCCTTCAATAAAGAAGCGGACGTTGACCGGCAGCTTCCCGCCGGTCTTGAGATAGGCTTCCAACGCGGCGAGGTGCATGAGGCCGCCGGCCTTGTCGTCGACGACGCCCCGGCCATAGAGTCGGTCGCCGCGGCGCTGCGGCTCGAAGGCCGGCGAGAGCCATTTCTCGGGCCGGCCCGGCGGTTGAACGTCGTGATGGGCGTAAAGCAAGATGGTCGGAGCGCCGGGAGCATGGAGCCAATCGCCGTAGACGTAGGGCGGAGCTCCCGGAACTTCGAGGAGCGCGACGTTTTCCAGGCCGGCG
This genomic interval from bacterium contains the following:
- a CDS encoding M20/M25/M40 family metallo-hydrolase; protein product: MSSIDQAIAYIESNFERFVQELSDYARIPSVSFPGYPPETLVASAKWTARRMQDAGLENVALLEVPGAPPYVYGDWLHAPGAPTILLYAHHDVQPPGRPEKWLSPAFEPQRRGDRLYGRGVVDDKAGGLMHLAALEAYLKTGGKLPVNVRFFIEGEEETGSEYLERFLEQYREKLACDLMVLTDTANLDLGLPSLTYRLRGLVDAVIEVRTLDHPVHSGMWGGPALDALSALNQILARLRTPEGKIAIPDFYEGVRPVTGVEKERLQSLPFDERQFLEQVGAVPSLRLAGEKEFSVYERIWCRPAAAILGIDAPQVEKTSNQIVEWARAKVSIRIVSDMDPGKSRDRLVSFLQQDPPAGAEVKVTPGTAGRPWHVNPVGPAYEAAARALEKGYGRPAAFIGCGGTIPFVEPLTQAFGGIPALLVGLEDPYCNAHGENESLYLPDWKKGMKSAVYLYAEKLR